In a single window of the Bactrocera dorsalis isolate Fly_Bdor chromosome 2, ASM2337382v1, whole genome shotgun sequence genome:
- the LOC105222990 gene encoding fructose-bisphosphate aldolase isoform X2 produces the protein MTTYFNYPSKELQEELSRIARAIVAPGKGILAADESVSTMGKRLQDIGVENTDEHRRLYRQLLFSTDPKVAENISGVILFHETLYQKADDGTPFVELLKKRGIIPGIKVDKGVVPLFGSEDECTTQGLDDLAARCAQYKKDGCDFAKWRCVLKIGKNTPSYQSILENANVLARYASICQSQRIVPIVEPEVLPDGDHDLDRAQKVTETVLAAVYKALNDHHVYLEGTLLKPNMVTAGQSCAKKYTPDQVALATVEALRRTVPAAVPGITFLSGGQSEEEASVHLNAINNVPLLKPWALTFSYGRALQASVLRAWAGKKDNVAAGQNELLKRAKANGLACQGIYEAGSIPSFAANASLFVASHKY, from the exons ATGACCACCTACTTCAACTACCCATCCAAGGAATTGCAAGAGGAGCTTAGCCGCATTGCGCGCGCTATTGTCGCTCCCGGCAAGGGCATTCTCGCTGCTGATGAGTCCGTCTCCACCATGGGCAAGCGTCTGCAAGACATTGGTGTTGAAAATACCGATGAACACCGTCGCTTATACCGTCAGCTGTTGTTCTCCACTGACCCCAAAGTCGCTGAGAACATTTCTGGTGTGATTTTGTTCCACGAAACCTTGTACCAGAAGGCTGATGATGGCACCCCATTCGTTGAGCTGTTGAAGAAGCGCGGCATCATCCCCGGCATTAAGGTCGATAAGGGTGTCGTGCCATTGTTCGGCTCTGAAGACGAGTGCACCACTCAGG GTTTGGATGATTTGGCTGCCCGTTGCGCCCAATACAAGAAGGACGGTTGCGACTTCGCCAAGTGGCGTTGCGTCTTGAAGATCGGCAAGAACACCCCATCTTACCAATCCATCTTGGAGAACGCCAACGTTTTGGCTCGTTATGCCTCCATCTGCCAATCGCAGCGCATTGTACCAATCGTTGAACCCGAAGTATTGCCCGATGGTGATCACGATTTGGATCGCGCACAAAAGGTTACCGAAACTGTATTGGCTGCCGTATACAAGGCATTGAACGATCATCATGTCTACTTGGAGGGTACATTGTTGAAGCCCAACATGGTGACAGCCGGTCAATCGTGCGCCAAGAAATACACACCCGATCAAGTTGCGCTCGCCACCGTCGAAGCTCTCCGCAGAACTGTACCAGCTGCTGTTCCCG gcaTCACCTTCTTGTCTGGTGGTCAATCTGAGGAAGAGGCTTCCGTGCACTTGAACGCCATCAACAACGTGCCATTGTTGAAACCATGGGCTTTGACCTTCTCGTACGGTCGTGCCTTGCAGGCTTCCGTTTTGCGCGCATGGGCTGGTAAGAAGGACAATGTTGCCGCTGGTCAAAATGAGCTCTTGAAACGCGCGAAG
- the LOC105222990 gene encoding fructose-bisphosphate aldolase isoform X1 — protein sequence MTTYFNYPSKELQEELSRIARAIVAPGKGILAADESVSTMGKRLQDIGVENTDEHRRLYRQLLFSTDPKVAENISGVILFHETLYQKADDGTPFVELLKKRGIIPGIKVDKGVVPLFGSEDECTTQGLDDLAARCAQYKKDGCDFAKWRCVLKIGKNTPSYQSILENANVLARYASICQSQRIVPIVEPEVLPDGDHDLDRAQKVTETVLAAVYKALNDHHVYLEGTLLKPNMVTAGQSCAKKYTPDQVALATVEALRRTVPAAVPGITFLSGGQSEEEASVHLNAINNVPLLKPWALTFSYGRALQASVLRAWAGKKDNVAAGQNELLKRAKANGESAVGKYVAGSVVGAGADAALFIANHAY from the exons ATGACCACCTACTTCAACTACCCATCCAAGGAATTGCAAGAGGAGCTTAGCCGCATTGCGCGCGCTATTGTCGCTCCCGGCAAGGGCATTCTCGCTGCTGATGAGTCCGTCTCCACCATGGGCAAGCGTCTGCAAGACATTGGTGTTGAAAATACCGATGAACACCGTCGCTTATACCGTCAGCTGTTGTTCTCCACTGACCCCAAAGTCGCTGAGAACATTTCTGGTGTGATTTTGTTCCACGAAACCTTGTACCAGAAGGCTGATGATGGCACCCCATTCGTTGAGCTGTTGAAGAAGCGCGGCATCATCCCCGGCATTAAGGTCGATAAGGGTGTCGTGCCATTGTTCGGCTCTGAAGACGAGTGCACCACTCAGG GTTTGGATGATTTGGCTGCCCGTTGCGCCCAATACAAGAAGGACGGTTGCGACTTCGCCAAGTGGCGTTGCGTCTTGAAGATCGGCAAGAACACCCCATCTTACCAATCCATCTTGGAGAACGCCAACGTTTTGGCTCGTTATGCCTCCATCTGCCAATCGCAGCGCATTGTACCAATCGTTGAACCCGAAGTATTGCCCGATGGTGATCACGATTTGGATCGCGCACAAAAGGTTACCGAAACTGTATTGGCTGCCGTATACAAGGCATTGAACGATCATCATGTCTACTTGGAGGGTACATTGTTGAAGCCCAACATGGTGACAGCCGGTCAATCGTGCGCCAAGAAATACACACCCGATCAAGTTGCGCTCGCCACCGTCGAAGCTCTCCGCAGAACTGTACCAGCTGCTGTTCCCG gcaTCACCTTCTTGTCTGGTGGTCAATCTGAGGAAGAGGCTTCCGTGCACTTGAACGCCATCAACAACGTGCCATTGTTGAAACCATGGGCTTTGACCTTCTCGTACGGTCGTGCCTTGCAGGCTTCCGTTTTGCGCGCATGGGCTGGTAAGAAGGACAATGTTGCCGCTGGTCAAAATGAGCTCTTGAAACGCGCGAAG